Sequence from the Terriglobales bacterium genome:
TGACGTAGTTGCCGGCGCCGCTTCCTTCTTCTCCGCTTCTGCTGCCTTTGGCTGGCTCTCCATCTGCTGCATCCTCTCGATCACCGATTTGTCCGCGCGCGGGAACACCGGCTCCACCAGGCCCAGCTTGGTGCCGTGGGCCAGTTGTCCCCACTCCAGCTTGTCCAGGCGCGCCTTGGCCACCGCGCCTAGTCCCAGTTGCGACCATATCCGCCCCGTCGCTTCCGGCATTACGGGATGCACCAGCGCCGTCACCACGCGCAGGGCCTCCGCCGCGGTGTAGAGCACCGTCGCCAGGCGCGCGCGGCTGTCTTCATCCGTTTTCTCCGCCAGCGTCCAGGGCTCGTTTTCCACCAGGTACTTGTTCACCGCCGCCACCAGCGTCCATGCCGCTTCCAGCGCTTTCGAGAACTGGTAGTCCTCGAACAGCTCCCGATAGCTGCGGATCACCTCGCCCGCGGTCTGCGCAATCTGCTCATCCGCCGCCGTCCGTGTCTTTGTCGCTGAGGGATACGGCACCTGCCCCTTGAAGTAGCGCCCGATCATCGACAGCGTCCGGCTCGAGAGGTTGCCCAGATCGTTGGCCAGGTCGGCGTTGTAGCGCCCCACCAGCGCATCGAAGCTGAACGCGCCGTCCTGACCGAACACCACTTCGCGCAGCAGGAAGTAGCGCAGCGCGTCCGTGCCCAGCGTCTCCATCACCGTCTCTGCGCGCACGATGTTCCCGCGCGACTTCGACATCTTGCTCTCTTCGAACAGCAGCCACCCGTGTGCCAGGATGGTCTTCGGCACCGGCAGCTCCGCCGCCAGCAGGAACGCCGGCCAGTACACGCAGTGAAAACGCACGATCTCCTTGCCGATCATGTGCACGTCCGCCGGCCAGTAGCGCGCGAACTTCTGCTGCTCTTTCTTGTCCTCCGACCCGAACCCGATGGCCGTAATGTAGTTCGAAAGCGCGTCCAGCCATACGTACATCACGTGACCCGGGTCGTCAGGAACAGGAACTCCCCATTGGAACGTGCTGCGGCTCACGGAAAGGTCCCGCAGTCCGCCGCGCACGAAGCTGACGACCTCGTTGCGCCGCGTCTCCGGGCGGACCAATTCCGGCCGCTCGCTGTACAGCCGCAGCAGCGGCTCCTCCATGGCCGAGAGCTTGAAAAAATAGTTCTCTTCGTGGACCGTCTCCGTGGGCCGGCCGCAATCCGGGCAGGGATCGCCCGGCTTCGCCGTATCCACGTACAGCTCGTCGTACACGCAGTACTGACCGGTGTAGGTGCCTTTGTAGATGTAGCCGCGGTCGCGCAGCCGCCGCCACAGCTCCTGTACGCCGCGCTTGTGTCGCTCGTCGGTGGTGCGGATGAAATCGTTGTAGCTGATCCCCATGCGGTCCCAAAGTGTCCGGAACGCGCCTGAGATCTCATCCGTCCACTCTTTCGGATCGCGCCCCGCCGCCACCGCCGCCCGCTCCACGTGCATGCCGTGCTCGTCCGTCCCCGTCAACAGGAACGCATCCACCCCCAGCATGCGCTGATAGCGCGCGATTGCGTCGCACACGATGGTGGTGTACGCGTGCCCCACATGCGGCCGGGCATTCACGTAATAAATGGGAGTGGTGATGTAGAACTTGCGATCCATGCCTGCGATTGGCCTTTCCTTACGAAGTTTTCCCCGACTCCTTGTCCAAATATGCGCGCAGCGCTTCCTGCATGACCTGCTTCAGCGGGAGACCGCGCTCCTCCGCGATACGGCGGCAGTCTTCGTACTCCGGAGCGTAGTGGCTGACGGCGCCGTTCAGGCTCGCGACTTTCATGCGGACCTCACCCCAGGGCGTCGGGACCTTGATTTCGCGCCGCGCCAGCACTCGCCGTTCTTCGTTGCGCATGCGCACGCCCAGGGTGGTGGTCTCGGTGAAGATCAGGCGGGCGAGTCGCTCGGCATCGGCGGGCTTGGCCAGCACCGTCAAGAGCATTCCCGGCCGGTTCTTCTTCATCTGCACCGGCGTGCCGAAGACTTCGAGCGCGCCCTCCGCCAAAGCGCGTTCCATCACGTAGCCGAAAACCTGCGGGCTCAGATCGTCGAGATTGGCCTCCAGCACGGTGACGGAATCGCGCGGCAGAGCGTTGACTTCCTCGATGGC
This genomic interval carries:
- the metG gene encoding methionine--tRNA ligase, whose product is MDRKFYITTPIYYVNARPHVGHAYTTIVCDAIARYQRMLGVDAFLLTGTDEHGMHVERAAVAAGRDPKEWTDEISGAFRTLWDRMGISYNDFIRTTDERHKRGVQELWRRLRDRGYIYKGTYTGQYCVYDELYVDTAKPGDPCPDCGRPTETVHEENYFFKLSAMEEPLLRLYSERPELVRPETRRNEVVSFVRGGLRDLSVSRSTFQWGVPVPDDPGHVMYVWLDALSNYITAIGFGSEDKKEQQKFARYWPADVHMIGKEIVRFHCVYWPAFLLAAELPVPKTILAHGWLLFEESKMSKSRGNIVRAETVMETLGTDALRYFLLREVVFGQDGAFSFDALVGRYNADLANDLGNLSSRTLSMIGRYFKGQVPYPSATKTRTAADEQIAQTAGEVIRSYRELFEDYQFSKALEAAWTLVAAVNKYLVENEPWTLAEKTDEDSRARLATVLYTAAEALRVVTALVHPVMPEATGRIWSQLGLGAVAKARLDKLEWGQLAHGTKLGLVEPVFPRADKSVIERMQQMESQPKAAEAEKKEAAPATTS